From the genome of Sulfurimonas paralvinellae:
ACCAAAGTCTTTTATAAACGAATAAAATCACGACTGCCGCGGTATAAAAAATATTTTAAAGAAGCAGCAGAACGTTTTGGCATTCCATGGACATTGATCGCTTCTGTATCGTATCAGGAGTCGCACTGGAATCCGAGAGCTAAAAGTTTTACAGGTGTTCGCGGCCTGATGATGCTGACAAAAAGAACGGCCAAGATCCTGGGTGTGAAAAACAGGCTTAATCCAAAACAGAGTATCGTCGGCGGTACACGTCATCTTAATCAAATGATGAAATTTGTACCTCAGGGTGTTGAAGGAGAAAACAGACTCAAATATGCATTGGCAGCTTACAATGTTGGAATGGGACATATAAAAGACGCGCAAAAACTTGCCACACGCCTTGGACTTAATCCAAATGTCTGGAGTGATTTAAAAATTGTTCTGCCGTTTCTTTCACAAAAAAAGTACTATAGAACACTGAAATATGGCTATGCAAGAGGTGCGGAACCGGTGAAATATGTTGAAGCTATCTATAACTATAAAGATATTTTAGAGAAGTATGAAAAGGAGAAAGAAGCGGTAAAAGAGAAAGCTTCACTTCCTGTTATTGCGGTTCCTTTGAAAAGTAAAAAAAAGAGTGCTAAAAAAGTAGTAAAGAAAAAGTCAAAAAAAAGTCATAAAAAGAAAAGTGTGAGAAAAAAAAGTAAGAAAAGTAAGAAAAAAAAGCATACAACAACTAAGAAAAAAAGTTCTTAGTTATCGGCATCAAGTTCGCTTAAAAAAGTTTCCATGTCATATTTGACTCTGTATTCCGGTGTCATGATATGAATAAGAACATCACCGAGATCTACAACTATCCAGTCACCGCTCTCATCGACATTGTTAAATGTTTCCTCAGGTTTGAGTGAGTTTTTCAGATGGTCTAAAAGTGCTGTCGTGTGTTTTTGCCCAAGTGATGAGGCGATGATGGCGTAATCTACAAAGTAGTTCTTCCCACGCAGATCAAAGACTTCGATTGCTTCGGCTTTGTTCTTGTCAAGTGTTTGAGTTATTTTTTCAATTCTGTTTTGCATTATGTTCCTTATAATAGTGTGCAATTTCCTGTGCACATTTTTTTGGTAATTTTGAAATGTCGATATTATCTCTTAAATCGGATGATGCAATATCGACACCTATCTGAAGTTTTAAGAAATTTGGCGGTATCTCTATGTCATTCCGCGATGCTACGATAAAAGTGACAAGTTCTTTAAGTTCATCATATCTATACCACTTATGGAGTGACGCAAGATTATCTGCACCGATGACAAAGTAGATTGGATCATACTTTTGCAACATCGCTTTTACTGTTTCAACAGCAGGTACTTTTCGTTTTTTCTCAACTTCAAAAGAGCTGATTTGAACTTTTTCATCATCTGCAAAGATGCATTTCAGCCACTTCAGCCGTAACTCGGCAGGTGCTGTAAAAGTTTCTTTAAAGGGATTTAGAAAAGTTGGCATGATGATAACTTTTTTTATAAAATCTAACTTTTCTAAAGCCTTTACAACTGCCTCATGACCGAGGTGAGGCGGATCAAAAGAGCCGCCATAGAGTGCTATACCATTCATTTAAACCGAATTATAACTAATTTTGGATAAAATAACCCAATTTTTTTATATTAGGATAGTTAATGGCACTCAAAATAGCAATTAATGGATTTGGTAGAATAGGTCGTTGTGTCGCGCGTATAGCAGCAAAGAGAGATGATGTCGAGATTGTAGCTATCAATGATATGGCCAGTATGGATATGATGCTCTATCTTCTTAAAAATGATTCAGTACATGGAACATTTAACAGCGAAGTTGAGCAAGTAGATGATAAATACATCAGCATTGACGGTAACAAAATCAGAGTCTTTTCTGACAGAGATCCACAGAACTTAGACTTTGCAGGTTGCGGTGCCGATATGGTCTTAGAGTGTACAGGTGTCTTTCTTACTCAGGAATCAGCTCAGGTGCATATTGACAAAGGTGTCGAAAAAGTACTTTTTTCAGCACCGGCAAAAGATAAAATAACTCCGACATTTGTAATGGGTGTCAATGAAGAGAAATATGACGGGCAGAAGATCGTCTCAAACGCTTCGTGTACGACAAACTGTCTCGGTCCTGTAGCGCGTGTTTTAGATGACGCATTTGGCATTGAAAAAGGTTTAATGACAACGATTCACTCCTACACAAATGATCAAAATATTCTTGATGTAAAGCATAACAAAGACAAGCGTCGTGCCCGTGCAGGTGCTATCAATATGATCCCGACAACAACA
Proteins encoded in this window:
- the rsfS gene encoding ribosome silencing factor translates to MQNRIEKITQTLDKNKAEAIEVFDLRGKNYFVDYAIIASSLGQKHTTALLDHLKNSLKPEETFNNVDESGDWIVVDLGDVLIHIMTPEYRVKYDMETFLSELDADN
- the nadD gene encoding nicotinate (nicotinamide) nucleotide adenylyltransferase, which gives rise to MNGIALYGGSFDPPHLGHEAVVKALEKLDFIKKVIIMPTFLNPFKETFTAPAELRLKWLKCIFADDEKVQISSFEVEKKRKVPAVETVKAMLQKYDPIYFVIGADNLASLHKWYRYDELKELVTFIVASRNDIEIPPNFLKLQIGVDIASSDLRDNIDISKLPKKCAQEIAHYYKEHNAKQN
- the gap gene encoding type I glyceraldehyde-3-phosphate dehydrogenase; amino-acid sequence: MALKIAINGFGRIGRCVARIAAKRDDVEIVAINDMASMDMMLYLLKNDSVHGTFNSEVEQVDDKYISIDGNKIRVFSDRDPQNLDFAGCGADMVLECTGVFLTQESAQVHIDKGVEKVLFSAPAKDKITPTFVMGVNEEKYDGQKIVSNASCTTNCLGPVARVLDDAFGIEKGLMTTIHSYTNDQNILDVKHNKDKRRARAGAINMIPTTTGAAKAISLVLPQLEGKLHGQSVRVPTPDVSMVDLNVVVKKGTTKEEVNAAFNEAAAGRLNGLLLVDKEMRVSQDFVGCEYSSIVAEDLTQVIGDDMVKVMAWYDNEWGYSMRLIDMALHISK